The Bacillus sp. B-jedd sequence TATGGGGCTCATTCCTTCCCCGCCCGGCAAAATAGAGCAAGGGGAAATTATTTTTGAAGGACGGGACATCACGGGTTTGTCCGAAAAAGAATGGCGGAAAATCCGTGGCAACCAAATCTCAATGATTTTCCAGGAGCCAATGACCTCACTCAATCCGCTATTTACGATTGGCAACCAGCTGATCGAAGCTGTCAGACTCCATACAAAGCTTTCGAAGGAGGAAGCGCGGGTCCGCTGCATCCAGCTTCTGCAATTGGTTGGCATCCCAAGAGCGGAAGGGATATTGAAGGAACATCCCCATCAGCTGTCAGGCGGAATGCGCCAGCGTGTCATGATTGCGATGGCGATGGCCTGCAATCCGAAGGTGCTGATTGCCGATGAACCGACAACCGCACTTGATGTGACCATCCAGGCGCAAATCCTTGCCTTGATGAAGGACTTGAATGAAAAAACAGATACGACCGTTATATTGATTACCCATGACCTTGGGGTCGTATCGGAGATCTGTGAACGTGTCATCGTCATGTATTCCGGCCAAATCGTTGAAGAAGGCGATGTCAGGACCATTTTGAAAAATCCGAAGCATCCATACACGCTCGGGGTTCTGAAATCCGTGCCGGATCTTCGCGCAAAAAAGGACCGGCTCTATAGTATACCCGGCAATGTTCCGCGTCCGGGAACGATTACGAAAGCGTGCCGGTTCGCGCCAAGATGTTCTGAAGTGTTCGGCCGTTGCCTAGAAGAAACACCTGAGTTGTACAAAATGGGCGAGCCCGGCCATGAGGTTCGCTGCTTCCTCTATGAAAACGCGGAGAGGAGGAGTGAGGATGCCCGAGTTACTTCTTGAGGTGAACGGACTTAAAAAATACTTTCCAATAACCGGCGGTTTGTTTGGCAAAAAAGTCGGTGAAGTGAAAGCTGTTGACGATGTATCCTTTTTTGTCAAAAAGGGCGAAACGCTTGGGATTGTCGGTGAAAGCGGCTGCGGAAAATCCACGACGGGCCGGCTGCTTATGAGGCTTATCGAGGCCAGCGACGGGTCAATCAGGTTCGAAGATAAAGAGATTACGAAAATGACAAACAGCGAGTTGCGAAAGACCCGGCGTGATATTCAAATGGTTTTCCAGGATCCATACGCTTCCCTGAATCCCCGCCATTCGATTGAAGAAATATTGGAAGAGCCCCTCATAGTCCATGGCATTGGAACGAAAGGGGAACGGAAGAAGCAAGTAAGGGAAATGCTTGAGGTAGTCGGGCTGAGCAGCTTTCATGCCAGGCGCTATCCGCATCAGTTCAGCGGTGGGCAAAGACAGAGGATTGGCATCGCGAAGGCGCTGATGACAAAGCCGAAGCTTATTATTGCCGATGAACCTGTATCGGCGCTGGATGTTTCTATACAAGCCCAAGTATTGAATCTAATGAAGGATATTCAGAAAGAGTTTGGGCTTACATATATTTTTATCGCACATGACCTGGGGGTTGTCCGCCATATCAGCGATCGGGTTGGCGTCATGTACCTGGGGCGGCTGATTGAACTGGCCGATAGTGAAGAGTTATATGAAAATCCGAAACATCCTTACACGAAAGCATTGCTCTCGGCTGTTCCGGTACCGGACCCGGATATAAAACGGGAACTCATCATGATAGAGGGAGAGCTACCAAGCCCGGCCAATCCGCCGGCAGGATGCGCTTTCCACACCAGGTGCGCATTCTGTATGGACATCTGTACAACGATCAGGCCGGAGGGCCTAACAGAGCAGGGTCATTACGTGGCATGCCATTTATATAATGATGGGGATGCCGCGCAGGTGATAAATATGAGAAAAGAAGACGGGGGCGAAAAAGGACTATGAACAAAACGCTTAAAATGCTTTTGGTTTCATTGCTGGCGGTCAGCTTATTCCTGGCCGGCTGCAGCGGCGGGGACGGAACGAAAAAATCTTCCGGCGATACGGGTAAAGGCTCGGGCGACGGAGGGAATAAACAGGATACCCTTGTTTATGCCCGCGGGGCTGACTCCGTTACACTCGATCCTATTGGGACAACTGAAGGAGAAACATTCAAGGTTACCGAGAATATTTATGACACGCTCGTCAATTTTGGCGAAAGCGATACGACCACACAGCCTGGGCTGGCGGAAAGTTGGGAGATTTCCGATGACTCGCTCACCTATACTTTTAAACTCGTAAAAGGTGTAAAGTTCCATGACGGGACGGATTTTAATGCTGAAGCGGTCAAGTATAATTTTGAAAGATGGGCTGGCGGCAATGCCGAAAAATTCCCGTATTATACAATGTTCGGAGGTTATAAGGGGGAACCGGGCCATGTTATCAAGGAAATAAAAGTCGTTGATGAACATACGATCCAGTTTACCCTGACAAGGCCACAGGCGACATTCCTTGTAAACATTGCAATGACCTGTTTCGGGATTGCAAGCCCAGCGGCCCTTGAAAAGTACGGTGATCAGTACCGCAAAAATCCGGTTGGCACCGGGCCATTCAAATTTGTGGAGTGGAAGGAAAACGATACGATCACACTTGAAAAGAATCCTGATTACTGGCAAAAAGGCTATCCGAAGTTGAATAAAGTCATTTTCCGGGTTATTCCGGAAAACACCGCCCGTCTGAACGCTTTGAAGAATGGCGAGATCGATTTGATGGATGGATTGAACTATGCGGAAGTTGACCAGGTGACATCGAATGACAAGCTGCAGCTAATCGAAAGGCCGTCAATGAACATTGGCTATCTTGGCCTTACAGTAACCCGCAAGCCATTAGACAATAAGCTTGTCCGTCAGGCATTGAACCATGCTGTCGATAAAGAATCTATTATTAAGGCTTTCTATGCCGGGATGGCGGAGCCAGCGAAAAACCCGATGCCGCCTTCCATTCAAGGCTATAACGAAAGCATTGATGCTTATCCATATGATTTGGAAAAAGCCAAAGCGCTCCTGAAGGAAGCTGGCTATGAAAAAGGCTTTAAAATGGAGCTTTGGGCAATGCCAGTAGCACGCTTGTATATGCCTGAAGGACAAAAGGTCGCCGAGATTATACAGGAAAGCTTCAGCAAAATTGGCGTTGAAGCGGAAATTAAAACAGTCGACTGGCCAACCTATTTGGATAAAGCGGCAAAGGGAGAGTTTGATTCCTTCATGCTTGGCTGGACAGGGGATAACGGCGACGCCGACAACTTCCTCTACACGTTGCTGGACAAAGACAGCATTGGAGGAAATAACTACACTTATTATTCCAATGATGAGCTTCATGAGGTGCTGATCCAGGCCCAGTCTGAAACTGACCAAGGTAAACGCGCCGAGCTTTACAAAAAGGCACAGGAAATTATCCATGATGACGCACCATGGATTCCGCTCGTACACTCGAGGCCGCTGTCAGCGGGCGTGAAGGAAGTTACCGGTTATGTACCGCATCCAACGGGATCTGAATCCTTAATGAAAGTGGAATTTAAATAAAATACGAGCA is a genomic window containing:
- a CDS encoding ABC transporter ATP-binding protein translates to MSNGSILKIRDLKVSFQSGNKFLPAVDGISFDLKKGEILGIVGESGSGKSVTSLAAMGLIPSPPGKIEQGEIIFEGRDITGLSEKEWRKIRGNQISMIFQEPMTSLNPLFTIGNQLIEAVRLHTKLSKEEARVRCIQLLQLVGIPRAEGILKEHPHQLSGGMRQRVMIAMAMACNPKVLIADEPTTALDVTIQAQILALMKDLNEKTDTTVILITHDLGVVSEICERVIVMYSGQIVEEGDVRTILKNPKHPYTLGVLKSVPDLRAKKDRLYSIPGNVPRPGTITKACRFAPRCSEVFGRCLEETPELYKMGEPGHEVRCFLYENAERRSEDARVTS
- a CDS encoding ABC transporter ATP-binding protein translates to MPELLLEVNGLKKYFPITGGLFGKKVGEVKAVDDVSFFVKKGETLGIVGESGCGKSTTGRLLMRLIEASDGSIRFEDKEITKMTNSELRKTRRDIQMVFQDPYASLNPRHSIEEILEEPLIVHGIGTKGERKKQVREMLEVVGLSSFHARRYPHQFSGGQRQRIGIAKALMTKPKLIIADEPVSALDVSIQAQVLNLMKDIQKEFGLTYIFIAHDLGVVRHISDRVGVMYLGRLIELADSEELYENPKHPYTKALLSAVPVPDPDIKRELIMIEGELPSPANPPAGCAFHTRCAFCMDICTTIRPEGLTEQGHYVACHLYNDGDAAQVINMRKEDGGEKGL
- a CDS encoding ABC transporter substrate-binding protein, producing MNKTLKMLLVSLLAVSLFLAGCSGGDGTKKSSGDTGKGSGDGGNKQDTLVYARGADSVTLDPIGTTEGETFKVTENIYDTLVNFGESDTTTQPGLAESWEISDDSLTYTFKLVKGVKFHDGTDFNAEAVKYNFERWAGGNAEKFPYYTMFGGYKGEPGHVIKEIKVVDEHTIQFTLTRPQATFLVNIAMTCFGIASPAALEKYGDQYRKNPVGTGPFKFVEWKENDTITLEKNPDYWQKGYPKLNKVIFRVIPENTARLNALKNGEIDLMDGLNYAEVDQVTSNDKLQLIERPSMNIGYLGLTVTRKPLDNKLVRQALNHAVDKESIIKAFYAGMAEPAKNPMPPSIQGYNESIDAYPYDLEKAKALLKEAGYEKGFKMELWAMPVARLYMPEGQKVAEIIQESFSKIGVEAEIKTVDWPTYLDKAAKGEFDSFMLGWTGDNGDADNFLYTLLDKDSIGGNNYTYYSNDELHEVLIQAQSETDQGKRAELYKKAQEIIHDDAPWIPLVHSRPLSAGVKEVTGYVPHPTGSESLMKVEFK